One genomic window of Glycine max cultivar Williams 82 chromosome 16, Glycine_max_v4.0, whole genome shotgun sequence includes the following:
- the LOC100306113 gene encoding uncharacterized protein LOC100306113 gives MMGSATVQIATSKFVLCPNASAAKVASPKKNAVINFSSNFKGSVTKIHAIPPNGSVSICSSRVSVSSLKADENKRRSNLESLFCYDKAIPEEIIEKPVGLSLEEKAIGNNTRCTDCQAKGAVLCATCAGSGLYVDSIMESQGIIVKVRCLGCGGTGNIMCAECGGRGHLGPK, from the exons ATGATGGGTTCAGCTACTGTGCAAATAGCGACGTCAAAATTTGTTCTTTGCCCGAATGCTTCAGCGGCGAAGGTTGCGAGTCCCAAGAAGAATGCCGTCATCAATTTCTCTTCCAACTTCAAAGGAAGTGTCACCAAAATCCATGCCATTCCCCCTAATGGCTCTGTCTCTATCTGCTCTTCGCGTGTG TCTGTGTCAAGTTTAAAGGCAGATGAGAACAAGCGCAGAAGTAATCTTGAATCCCTGTTTTGTTATGATAAGGCTATTCCAGAAGAAATAATTGAGAAACCTGTTGGGTTATCTTTGGAAGAGAAAGCTATTGGTAACAATACCCGATGCACTGATTGCCAGGCCAAAGGTGCTGTGCTTTGTGCCACTTGTGCTGGTTCTGGTCTATATGTTGACTCCATAATGGAAAGCCAGGGCATAATTGTTAAAGTTCGTTGCTTAG GTTGCGGCGGAACAGGAAATATAATGTGTGCAGAATGTGGTGGACGAGGTCATCTGGGACCCAAATGA
- the LOC100818674 gene encoding protein PNS1 — translation MLNNSDTTTPPPQIIQIPPQVPQQRLSFSVPIKAQVSSFPNTTTVAAQTARRVFKILFYLHLFLVAALVTFLTIYGLVSDSHTHHFHPKKWYPPLLASTACAGIVGFTWQWITASHSTRVVRLVFWLSPLLTCAMGIMFVCIGTAVSLAVGVIALVCALVQSLYFCWVNPRFEYATKILSVSVAFPPNRTQGLTLYSILIGILYCCFLLAGIGGARAIENRTQLAEFFIFLILLSLGWTMQFLKNAMYVTISRVKYMHFAGGVDMDTRVAVCDTIKHLTGSVSMGSILVPVIVLFRGFARTTSLVGGDTDEFMFSCVSCYMGVASLLVVRGNRWGFVHVGVYNKGFVQASCDTWEMFIRVGLEQLIDLDLTGAFCFLSGVGTGAICSLVSGIWSIVMHKSYATEVSIYAFLIGYFMCRLAIAWVQACVSAYYVAYAENPQSTQFDSTIPIRLEQLNRSQALQIFRANNLS, via the exons ATGTTGAACAACTCTGATACCACCACACCACCTCCACAGATCATCCAAATCCCACCACAAGTTCCACAGCAAAGGCTTTCATTCTCGGTCCCCATCAag GCACAAGTTTCAAGCTTTCCTAACACAACAACAGTGGCGGCTCAAACAGCAAGAAGGGTCTTCAAGATTCTCTTCTACTTGCATTTGTTCCTAGTTGCAGCCTTGGTGACTTTCCTTACCATATATGGTCTTGTCTCTGATTCTCACACCCACCATTTCCACCCCAAGAAATGGTACCCTCCACTTCTTGCATCAACAGCATGTGCTGGAATTGTTGGTTTCACATGGCAATGGATCACTGCAAGCCACTCCACAAGGGTGGTTAGGTTGGTATTTTGGCTTAGTCCCCTTCTAACATGTGCAATGGGAATTATGTTTGTGTGCATTGGCACTGCAGTGAGTCTGGCAGTTGGTGTAATTGCTTTGGTTTGTGCATTAGTTCAATCCCTCTATTTTTGTTGGGTCAATCCTAGATTTGAATATGCCACAAAAATCTTGTCAGTTTCAGTAGCTTTTCCTCCAAACAGAACCCAGGGGCTAACCCTTTATTCAATCCTCATTGGAATCCTTTATTGCTGTTTTCTGTTGGCTGGGATTGGAGGGGCTAGAGCAATTGAAAACAGAACCCAACTAGCAGAATTTTTCATCTTCTTGATCTTGCTGAGCCTAGGGTGGACTATGCAGTTTCTGAAGAATGCAATGTATGTCACTATTTCAAGGGTCAAGTACATGCATTTTGCAGGAGGAGTTGACATGGACACTAGAGTGGCAGTTTGTGACACAATCAAGCACTTAACTGGAAGTGTTTCCATGGGCTCCATCCTCGTTCCCGTCATTGTGCTCTTCCGGGGTTTTGCACGAACCACGAGTCTGGTTGGAGGAGACACAGATGAATTCATGTTTTCCTGTGTTAGCTGCTATATGGGGGTAGCATCTCTTCTTGTGGTCCGTGGGAACCGGTGGGGTTTTGTGCATGTTGGAGTTTATAACAAAGGGTTTGTGCAGGCATCTTGTGATACTTGGGAGATGTTCATTAGAGTTGGATTGGAGCAACTCATAGACTTGGATCTCACAGGGGCATTCTGTTTCCTTAGTGGTGTTGGAACAGGTGCAATATGTAGTCTGGTGAGTGGAATTTGGAGTATTGTAATGCACAAGAGCTATGCCACAGAAGTGTCCATTTATGCTTTCCTCATTGGATATTTCATG TGTCGATTGGCTATTGCATGGGTACAAGCTTGTGTTTCAGCTTACTATGTTGCCTACGCAGAAAATCCACAGAGCACTCAGTTTGATTCCACTATTCCAATACGCTTGGAGCAGCTTAATAGATCTCAAGCTTTGCAAATATTCAGAGCTAATAATTTGAGCTGA
- the LOC100306113 gene encoding uncharacterized protein isoform X1: MMGSATVQIATSKFVLCPNASAAKVASPKKNAVINFSSNFKGSVTKIHAIPPNGSVSICSSRVSVSSLKADENKRRSNLESLFCYDKAIPEEIIEKPVGLSLEEKAIGNNTRCTDCQAKGAVLCATCAGSGLYVDSIMESQGIIVKVRCLGSAAVGFLHPLQL, from the exons ATGATGGGTTCAGCTACTGTGCAAATAGCGACGTCAAAATTTGTTCTTTGCCCGAATGCTTCAGCGGCGAAGGTTGCGAGTCCCAAGAAGAATGCCGTCATCAATTTCTCTTCCAACTTCAAAGGAAGTGTCACCAAAATCCATGCCATTCCCCCTAATGGCTCTGTCTCTATCTGCTCTTCGCGTGTG TCTGTGTCAAGTTTAAAGGCAGATGAGAACAAGCGCAGAAGTAATCTTGAATCCCTGTTTTGTTATGATAAGGCTATTCCAGAAGAAATAATTGAGAAACCTGTTGGGTTATCTTTGGAAGAGAAAGCTATTGGTAACAATACCCGATGCACTGATTGCCAGGCCAAAGGTGCTGTGCTTTGTGCCACTTGTGCTGGTTCTGGTCTATATGTTGACTCCATAATGGAAAGCCAGGGCATAATTGTTAAAGTTCGTTGCTTAG GGTCTGCTGCAGTTGGCTTTCTGCACCCTTTGCAGCTTTGA
- the LOC100818137 gene encoding beta-glucuronosyltransferase GlcAT14A, with the protein MGLKIFMASFLVTSILFFLLFIPTRLTMQFSTLRPPVNYFSVPPNSSRAYPVSFAYLISASKGDVVKLKRLMRVLYHPGNYYLIHVDYGAPQAEHKAVAEFVASDPVFGQVGNVWVVGKPNLVTYRGPTMLATTLHAMAMLLRTCQWDWFINLSASDYPLVTQDDLTQAFSGLPRSTNFIQHSSQLGWKFNKRGKPIIIDPGLYSLNKSEIWWVIKQRSLPTSFKLYTGSAWTILSRSFAEYCIVGWENLPRTLLLYYTNFVSSPEGYFQTVICNSEDYKNTTVNHDLHYITWDNPPKQHPRSLGLKDYRRMVLTSRPFARKFKRNDPVLDKIDRELLKRYHGKFSYGGWCSQGGKHKACSGLRTENYGVLKPGPSSRRLKNLLTKLLSDKFFRKQQCR; encoded by the exons ATGGGGCTCAAAATCTTCATGGCCTCCTTCTTGGTGACCTCAATCTTGTTCTTTCTCCTCTTCATCCCCACAAGATTGACCATGCAATTCTCCACCCTGAGGCCACCTGTGAACTACTTCAGTGTACCCCCCAATAGCAGCAGGGCCTATCCAGTTAGTTTTGCATACCTAATCTCTGCTTCAAAAGGAGATGTTGTGAAGCTCAAGAGGCTGATGAGGGTGCTGTATCATCCAGGGAACTACTATCTGATCCATGTGGATTATGGTGCTCCACAGGCTGAACATAAGGCTGTGGCAGAATTTGTAGCTAGTGATCCTGTTTTTGGTCAAGTTGGGAATGTTTGGGTTGTGGGGAAGCCTAATTTGGTCACATATAGAGGACCAACCATGCTTGCTACCACTCTCCATGCTATGGCTATGCTTCTCAGGACTTGCCAATGGGATTGGTTTATTAATCTTAGTGCTTCTGATTATCCCTTGGTTACACAAGATG ATCTAACCCAGGCGTTTTCTGGGTTGCCAAGGAGTACCAATTTCATACAGCATAGCAGTCAATTGGGTTGGAAATT CAATAAGAGAGGGAAGCCAATAATCATAGATCCGGGGCTTTATAGCCTTAATAAATCAGAAATTTGGTGGGTTATTAAGCAAAGGAGTCTTCCAACATCTTTTAAGCTCTACACAG GTTCAGCTTGGACAATACTATCAAGATCTTTTGCAGAATATTGCATAGTGGGGTGGGAAAATTTGCCAAGGACCCTCCTCCTCTACTACACCAACTTTGTGTCATCCCCAGAAGGATATTTCCAAACAGTTATATGCAACTCTGAAGACTACAAGAACACAACTGTTAACCATGATCTTCACTACATTACTTGGGACAACCCTCCAAAACAACACCCTAGGTCTCTAGGGCTTAAGGATTATAGGAGAATGGTTCTTACTAGCCGCCCGTTTGCCAGAAAATTCAAGAGAAATGATCCAGTTCTTGATAAAATTGATAGAGAACTTCTGAAGAGGTATCATGGGAAATTTTCCTATGGAGGATGGTGCTCTCAGGGTGGAAAACACAAAGCATGCTCAGGTTTGCGAACTGAGAATTATGGTGTGCTTAAGCCTGGTCCATCCTCAAGAAGACTGAAAAATCTGCTAACAAAACTTCTCTCTGATAAATTTTTTCGCAAACAACAGTGCAGGTAA
- the LOC102668678 gene encoding pentatricopeptide repeat-containing protein At2g33680 produces the protein MLTRTQQFHSKASPQLQNNRGFCFQDCVSLLQHLRDHKDLNFGTALHSLFVKTALDKDVFVQNNMIRFYGDIGQVQNAHKLFDEIPQPSLVSWTSLISCYVHVGKHEMGLSLFRGLCRSGMCPNEFGFSVVLKSCRVMCDPVMGKVIHGLILKSGFDSHSFCSASILHMYADCGDIENSRKVFDGVCFGERCEALWNTLLNAYVEESDVKGSLKLFREMGHSVVSRNHFTYTIIVKLCADVLDVELGRSVHGQTVKIGIENDVVVGGALIDCYVKLQFLDDARKVFQILDEKDNVAICALLAGFNHIGKSKEGLALYVDFLGEGNKPDPFTFATVVSLCSNMETELSGIQIHCGVIKLGFKMDSYLGSAFINMYGNLGMISDAYKCFLDICNKNEICVNVMINSLIFNSDDLKALELFCGMREVGIAQRSSSISYALRACGNLFMLKEGRSFHSYMIKNPLEDDCRLGVENALLEMYVRCRAIDDAKLILERMPIQNEFSWTTIISGYGESGHFVEALGIFRDMLRYSKPSQFTLISVIQACAEIKALDVGKQAQSYIIKVGFEHHPFVGSALINMYAVFKHETLNALQVFLSMKEKDLVSWSVMLTAWVQTGYHEEALKHFAEFQTAHIFQVDESILSSCISAASGLAALDIGKCFHSWVIKVGLEVDLHVASSITDMYCKCGNIKDACKFFNTISDHNLVTWTAMIYGYAYHGLGREAIDLFNKAKEAGLEPDGVTFTGVLAACSHAGLVEEGCEYFRYMRSKYNSEVTINHYACMVDLLGRAAKLEEAEALIKEAPFQSKSLLWKTFLGACSKHENAEMQDRISNILADIELNEPSTYVLLSNIYASQSMWINCIELRNKMVEGSVAKQPGSSWIQLAGG, from the coding sequence ATGCTGACAAGAACACAACAATTCCATTCAAAAGCATCACCACAACTCCAAAACAATAGAGGGTTTTGCTTCCAAGACTGTGTCTCCCTCTTGCAGCACCTGAGGGACCACAAAGACCTCAACTTTGGCACAGCTCTTCACTCTCTTTTCGTTAAAACTGCCCTTGACAAGGATGTCTTTGTACAAAACAATATGATTAGATTTTATGGGGACATTGGACAAGTTCAGAATGCACATAAACTGTTTGATGAAATTCCTCAACCGAGTTTGGTCTCTTGGACCAGCTTGATCTCTTGTTATGTCCACGTCGGGAAACATGAAATGGGTCTGAGTTTGTTTCGTGGCTTGTGTCGGTCCGGGATGTGCCCCAACGAGTTTGGTTTCTCTGTGGTACTCAAGTCTTGCAGGGTCATGTGTGATCCTGTGATGGGAAAGGTCATTCATGGGTTGATACTCAAAAGTGGTTTTGATTCACATAGCTTTTGCAGTGCTTCGATTCTTCACATGTATGCTGATTGTGGGGATATTGAGAATTCGAGGAAGGTTTTTGATGGGGTTTGTTTTGGTGAAAGGTGTGAGGCATTGTGGAATACTTTGCTGAATGCTTACGTGGAGGAGTCTGATGTGAAGGGTTCTCTCAAGTTGTTTCGTGAGATGGGGCACTCGGTTGTGTCGCGGAATCACTTTACTTATACAATCATTGTTAAACTCTGTGCTGATGTGTTGGATGTTGAACTTGGAAGGTCTGTTCATGGCCAGACTGTGAAGATTGGGATTGAAAATGATGTTGTTGTGGGTGGGGCTCTTATTGACTGCTATGTTAAACTGCAATTTTTAGATGATGCTCGAAAAGTTTTTCAAATTCTTGATGAGAAGGATAATGTGGCAATATGTGCTTTACTTGCCGGGTTTAATCATATTGGAAAATCTAAGGAAGGACTTGCATTATATGTTGATTTTCTTGGTGAAGGTAATAAACCGGATCCATTTACTTTCGCTACTGTTGTCAGTTTGTGCTCAAATATGGAGACAGAGCTTTCTGGTATTCAAATTCACTGTGGTGTGATCAAACTTGGCTTTAAGATGGATTCATATCTTGGCAGTGCCTTTATCAACATGTATGGAAATTTGGGGATGATATCTGATGCTTATAAATGTTTTCTTGACATTTGCAATAAGAATGAAATATGCGTAAATGTCATGATCAacagtttaattttcaattcaGATGATTTGAAAGCTTTAGAGCTGTTTTGTGGGATGAGGGAAGTTGGTATTGCACAAAGAAGTTCTTCAATCAGTTATGCTCTGCGGGCTTGTGGGAACCTTTTTATGCTTAAAGAAGGAAGATCATTTCATTCTTACATGATTAAAAATCCTTTGGAAGATGACTGTAGATTGGGCGTAGAAAATGCTCTTCTTGAAATGTATGTTAGATGTAGAGCTATTGAtgatgcaaaattaattttagaaaggATGCCGATACAAAATGAGTTTTCCTGGACTACTATCATATCTGGATATGGTGAATCAGGGCACTTCGTAGAAGCACTGGGGATCTTCCGTGATATGCTTCGATATTCAAAACCCAGTCAGTTCACATTAATTAGTGTTATCCAGGCTTGTGCAGAAATAAAGGCACTTGATGTAGGAAAACAAGCCCAATCTTACATCATCAAAGTAGGATTTGAACATCATCCTTTTGTTGGAAGTGCCCTGATTAACATGTATGCAGTATTTAAACACGAAACTTTGAATGCTTTACAGGTCTTCTTgtccatgaaagagaaagaTCTTGTCTCTTGGAGTGTCATGTTAACAGCATGGGTCCAAACTGGTTATCATGAAGAAGCACTTAAGCATTTTGCAGAGTTCCAAACGGCTCACATTTTTCAGGTTGATGAGTCTATTTTATCCAGCTGTATTTCAGCTGCTTCTGGCTTAGCAGCATTGGACATAGGCAAATGTTTCCATTCCTGGGTTATCAAAGTTGGCCTTGAGGTTGATCTTCACGTGGCTTCTTCCATCACAGACATGTATTGTAAATGTGGAAACATTAAAGATGCCTGCAAGTTTTTCAATACTATCAGTGACCATAATTTAGTAACGTGGACGGCTATGATATATGGATATGCTTATCATGGGCTTGGTAGAGAAGCTATTGACCTGTTCAACAAAGCTAAAGAAGCTGGATTGGAACCTGATGGTGTCACCTTCACTGGGGTTTTAGCTGCATGTAGCCATGCTGGACTGGTGGAGGAAGGTTGCGAATATTTTCGGTACATGAGAAGTAAATACAACAGTGAAGTAACTATAAACCATTACGCCTGCATGGTCGATCTTCTAGGTCGAGCAGCAAAATTGGAGGAAGCAGAGGCTTTGATAAAGGAAGCTCCATTTCAGTCAAAATCTCTTCTGTGGAAGACCTTCCTAGGTGCTTGCTCTAAACATGAGAATGCTGAAATGCAAGACAGAATATCAAACATCCTTGCTGATATAGAACTGAATGAACCCTCAACCTATGTTCTACTATCTAACATTTATGCATCACAATCAATGTGGATTAATTGCATAGAGTTGAGAAACAAAATGGTAGAAGGGAGTGTTGCTAAGCAACCTGGTAGTAGTTGGATTCAGTTGGCAGGAGGTTAA